In the genome of Triticum aestivum cultivar Chinese Spring unplaced genomic scaffold, IWGSC CS RefSeq v2.1 scaffold12103, whole genome shotgun sequence, the window AGTTAGTCAAATCAAAATTGGATGAACTGTACGTGCTCCACTTCTCCAGTTTAGTTTTGCATGGAAGTCGCGTACAATTGTGATTGGCCTGTGTCAGTCAGTTTGGAACCAGACAAGTTTGCAAAACCGCATCGGGACAGGATTGACAATTTTGATTTTCAGTAAAGTGGTTTAGTATCTTTTTAACAAAATACGTGGGGGTTTATGAGGATTCACACTCTGGTGTGTAGAGTTAAAATACAATGAGCGCTCAATTTGATGTTCAGGCGTAGGACAATATACATGTACCAAAGTTGAAATATGGCCTCACATTAAACGAGTGTTCAGTATAGAAACgaatttatattaaaaaaaattggtttcaaatatttgaactaAAGTTCCACTTTTTGTTTGTTCACAACATCGAATGGCTCGTTGTGTTGACACCAAAGATATCGTGGCAATGGTCGTCAACTGAACCGGAGGCAAAACTGGCCGTCATACAACTGAACCGGAGGCAAAACTAGCCGGCAAAACCAGTTAACATTGTTGGTACCAAATCCTTCTGAGATGATATTGTTTCCATGTCATCCACATTATGTTAACCTGAGAAATTGAAATAGGACTTTGCCTATAAATGTGTGTTTGGAAATTAGACTTATCCTTATCCTATATCAtatagaaagaggaagaaacacttgAATATTAGAGTAGTAATTGTCATTGGTGACGATGCGAAAGGAAAGAAACACGAAGAATCTTTAATCTACACATAAAAAGATGTCCGATAAGTTTCCAATAACAGCAATCGATCAAGAGTGTGTTTCCTGCCTATTTTGTATCAGTACATGTTTTCACACCAACAACGGTTCCATTTTTAGATGGAAATACTCGTACGCACCAGGATTAGACCTCAATAAATATTTACCCTTTTCATCCCTCAATCCAAAAAACAGATTGGCCCATGAAAGATACCAATATATATATGCCCCCATACGCGAGCCTGTCATCCAAAGTTCATCGAGCAAACACACAAACACTGCAGCCTACCACCGGACTTATCCCACAACTTCGTCAACTCTTCCCCTTGAAATGGAGAGTGTTCCAGTGTTGATTGTTGGTGCTGGGCCAGCAGGCCTTGCAACGGCAGCATGCCTTGGTCAATTCTCGATTCCTTATGCCATCGTCGAGCGCGAGAGCTGTAGCGCGTCACTCTGGCGCAACCGTGCATATGATCGCCTCAAGCTGCATCTCGCAAAGGAGTTCTGTGAGTTGCCACACATGTCATACCCTGTAGATGCACCAACATACATACCAAAAACCTTGTTTGTGAAGTACTTGGATGACTATGTTGAGCGTTTCAACATTCAACCAAAGTATCTCACCAGCGTGGAGTCATCcacatatgacaatgatgaaaaatGTTGGTCCATTGTGGCAACGGACATGTCAAAGTGCACCACATTCAAGTTCACGGCAAAGTTTCTTGTTGTGGCAAGTGGTGAGAATAGTGCAGAGAATATTCCAATGATCCCTGGACTAGAAAACTTTCCAGGTGATGTCATCCACTCCTCAAGCTACAAGTCAGGCAAGAGCTACTCTGGCAAGAATGTATTGGTCGTTGGATCTGGCAACTCCGGGATGGAAATTGCTTATGACCTTGCGACCCATGGTGCCAATACATCGATTGTTATACGAAGCCCCGTATGTACACGCACTATATATTTTCATTGGGTACATGAACGCAAATTCTTAGTATAGTTACTAATAGAAGAGATGCAATTTTTCAGTGTTATTACTAATAGGAAGTATTTCACATAGAAAAAGAGATGGACAGTTTATATCACACACAAACAACTAAAAAACTAGAGGAACCACATGACAATGTTTTAATTCTTGAAAGAAGAAATTCTATGAAATTTTATTTATCATGCATACTTCAAAAGAGGTGTGACATGTTTTTTGGTTGCAGATTCATGTAATGACAAAGGAATTAATTCGTTTGGGGATGACACTTGCTCACCATCTTCCATTGAATCTAGTGGATAAACTCCTTGTGATGGCAGCATATTTAATATTTGGAGACCTGTCACGACATGGCATCACAAGGCCAAAAATGGGTCCAATGACCCTCAAATCAGAAACAGGCCGATCTGCGGTGATTGATGTTGGGACTGTTGGATTGATCAGAAAAGGCATCATCAAAGTAAGTATATCCTTGACATGACATAAATTTATAACATATGTTGATTTGATATGCCAAGTTATCAATGTATTTTTATCTCCTATAGGTTCAGGGGAGCATTAGTAAGATCAAGGGCAACATAGTTAAATTTCAATGCAGTAAAAGAATCTTATTTGATGCGATTGTGTTTGCAACTGGATACAAAAGCACGGCAAATATATGGCTCAAGGTAATATAGCTTGTGTTTGAACATGTCTGAGTttgttttcttggtgtaaccattaTTAAATCTGCTAACAAGCTCTATGCTTTTTTGATCCAGAATGGTGAGAGCATGTTAAATGGCAACGGACTGCCCATCCAAAAATATCCGAATCATTGGAAAGGTGAAAATGGGCTCTACTGTGCTGGGTTAGCGAGGAGAGGATTAGCCGGTATTGCAGCAGATGCCAAGAATATCGCTAATGACATCAAATCTGTGATAGACTCTATGTCAAGTTAAATCATCTTTTACATGTAGTTTACCATGGCAAGCATGCTAGAAGGTTGATTCTTTGAGAAATATATCCCTTATGTCACCTTTGTATCTAGCTTTTAGACAAGTAGATTTATGTTTATTTCAAGGTTGATATGTGCCCTGAAGAGAGATGTACTATTATACTATAATAAAGGGGTTTGTAATCTTATTGTGCAGAGAGATTTGTCATTTTGCTTGAACCTACCACTGTGTATTATATTTTATTTACTTGAAATTATATGTGCAAAAGGCATGCACTCAATACTCCGTTGTCTATACCAAAATCTCTTGTGGCATGTTTACCCCATCGGTGTATGAGGTAGTAGTCACATCAACCCAAAAAACCCTGCATAGTTCACTACATCCATTACAGTAGGTACTGTGGTGCTATTTAGTCTTAGAATGACACTAATTATCAACCCGTGCAACTACATGGGCTAGCTGACTTACTATAGATCATTAAAAATATCTGTGAACATATTTAGAAACTTAAAACTAAAGGTTAGAACACCATATGATGGAAACTACTATGTAGAACATGTATTTGTGGTTACGTGATACTGGTATCCTTAACTGTTGTGGACACAATTTGTTGTGCCCGAAGCGCAGGGTTTGCAGTATGCAGTAAGTTTTCCATCGGCTGAGATCCAAGGTACCCATCCGTGTAGTCCTGGATATAAATTGCTTATGACCTACCATGGTGTCAATACTTCAATTGTTATACGAAGCCTGATATGTACTACATGCACTGTATAATTTCATTGGGTACATGAACACAATTTTTTAGTATAGTTACCACTAGAAGAGATGCATTTTTTCAGTATTATTACTAATATAAAGTATTTCACACATATAAGAAATGGATTGTTTTATATCATGCACAGACAATGAAACAACTAGAGGAACTAAATGAAAAAAAATTAACTCTTGAAAGAAGAAATTCTATGAAATTTCGTTTTATCATGCATGCTTCAAAAGATGCATGCCATGTCTATTGGTTGCAAATTCATGTGATGACAAGAGAATTAATTCAGTTGGGTTGACACTTGCTCACTATCTTTCACTAAATATAGTGGGTGACCTCTTTGTGACGGCGGAGAATGTCATATTTTAAGATCTATCGAGGCATGGCGTCACAAGGCCCAAAACCAAAAACGGGTCGAATGACCCTCAAGTTAGGAACCGACCGACCTATCGATTGAGTTGAGACTGTTGGACTAAaaaaaaagcaccatcaaagtattTGGAATATTCGAAGGAATCCGCCTTAATTAATCATATTTTATAATTAAAAATAATAAGTACACTTTTTCTCTCATAATGTCAATTTTATTTTCTAGTTGGCACTTCTAGAGAGATCCAAGTTATCTACAGAGATAATGTAGACCTGACTCAAATACGCAATTATATATTTCACAAATTAGGCACTTACATGATGAACAAGGCCGCTACTTGCATATATACCGGATGTTCATTATATTTGAAGGCATAGCAGGCAAGCAATCATTCCTTTTCTTTTTGGGGGAAACACCGATATTGTCAATGGAATAGATAGAACATCAATTGAATCAGTACAATAAGAAATGCTAAGTTTTTTTACAAGGCGAACTGACGGAATAAAGCATATATAGGGGATGAGCCTCTCCCAATTCAGTCCATCGCTTTTATCAACTGACTCGTTGGACTTTACTGACTTCCAACACTAAATATACTCGGATGGAAAAGATTGCTGATGCCAAAATTGAATTGGCTGAAAGCTACTATAACTTTTTTTGATGGAAGAAAGGTACTATAACTAGTAACTGAAAGATGATCATAAGACTCGTGGATTGGCGGAGTGTACCTCTGTATTTTATTTCCCCTTTTCCTATATTTCTTAaaattatatattatata includes:
- the LOC123172291 gene encoding probable indole-3-pyruvate monooxygenase YUCCA10, which produces MESVPVLIVGAGPAGLATAACLGQFSIPYAIVERESCSASLWRNRAYDRLKLHLAKEFCELPHMSYPVDAPTYIPKTLFVKYLDDYVERFNIQPKYLTSVESSTYDNDEKCWSIVATDMSKCTTFKFTAKFLVVASGENSAENIPMIPGLENFPGDVIHSSSYKSGKSYSGKNVLVVGSGNSGMEIAYDLATHGANTSIVIRSPIHVMTKELIRLGMTLAHHLPLNLVDKLLVMAAYLIFGDLSRHGITRPKMGPMTLKSETGRSAVIDVGTVGLIRKGIIKVQGSISKIKGNIVKFQCSKRILFDAIVFATGYKSTANIWLKNGESMLNGNGLPIQKYPNHWKGENGLYCAGLARRGLAGIAADAKNIANDIKSVIDSMSS